In Euphorbia lathyris chromosome 9, ddEupLath1.1, whole genome shotgun sequence, the following are encoded in one genomic region:
- the LOC136206880 gene encoding F-box protein PP2-B1-like produces the protein MEKMTGVDLCRLPEDCIATVFSFTSPKDTGQFSIVSSGFKLVSKSDAVWRRFLPSDYQALISQSSNPSLLSSSASAKDLYLRLCDNPLIIDNGKKSFRLDKWSGKKSFMLAARDLMIIWGDTPRYWRWSNSENKSRFAEVAELVAVCWLEIRGKIKATMLSPETHYTAYLVYRTTVTTYGFDNPVEVNVGISGAEEGDSSKRSLYLDVGRARRRRNQVVVRRVGLFGYRHAMTMHPLARTMENDNDDDDDDNNNANSDDNGGHQNNGNRPQERQDGWLEIELGDYFNRQDEVGDLEISILEVQGGDWKGGLVIQGIDIRPKSM, from the exons ATGGAAAAAATGACTGGAGTTGATTTGTGCCGGTTGCCGGAGGACTGCATAGCCACCGTCTTCTCCTTCACGAGTCCTAAGGACACTGGCCAATTCTCCATAGTCTCTTCTGGTTTTAAGTTGGTTTCTAAATCTGATGCTGTTTGGAGACGCTTTCTTCCTTCTGATTACCAGGCTTTAATCTCTCAGTCTTCTAATCCTTCTCTGCTGTCTTCCTCTGCTTCTGCTAAAGATCTCTATCTTCGCCTCTGTGATAATCCTCTCATCATTGACAATGGAAAAAAG AGCTTTAGGCTGGATAAATGGAGTGGGAAGAAGAGTTTCATGCTTGCTGCAAGGGATCTCATGATTATCTGGGGTGATACTCCTAGATACTGGAGATGGAGTAATTCTGAAAACAAatcaag ATTCGCAGAGGTTGCTGAGCTGGTGGCCGTGTGTTGGCTGGAAATCCGCGGCAAAATCAAAGCTACAATGCTGTCACCAGAAACTCACTACACAGCATACCTGGTATACAGAACAACAGTGACCACTTACGGATTCGACAATCCGGTAGAGGTGAATGTAGGAATTTCAGGAGCAGAAGAAGGAGATTCTTCAAAGAGAAGTCTTTATCTGGATGTGGGAAGGGCAAGGCGTCGAAGGAACCAAGTTGTTGTGAGAAGGGTCGGTCTATTCGGGTACAGGCACGCTATGACGATGCACCCGCTTGCACGAACAATGGAGAACgataatgatgatgatgatgatgataataaCAATGCGAATAGCGATGACAATGGAGGTCATCAAAATAATGGTAATCGTCCACAGGAAAGACAAGACGGGTGGCTGGAGATTGAATTGGGGGATTATTTTAACAGACAAGATGAAGTTGGGGATTTGGAAATTAGCATTTTGGAGGTTCAGGGAGGTGATTGGAAAGGCGGACTTGTAATTCAGGGTATAGATATTAGGCCAAAGAGTAtgtaa